In a genomic window of Helianthus annuus cultivar XRQ/B chromosome 10, HanXRQr2.0-SUNRISE, whole genome shotgun sequence:
- the LOC110882105 gene encoding uncharacterized protein LOC110882105: MEQQQTATNAPIQVSEPVTVSEPVTVPEPVPAPAPKPVPVLKPKSIPKPKKVRKSKLVPKPVSVPVPKPVLATVPKPKLEPHIKLITGSEGETWEDPNLNSIKENLRNKTGLIRDGVDKLDKFFMHRTHIRTSSPQGMYPISVRYLIPYSELLNLFLRRWLDISVIHSFSMYFFLSPNSRCAFFDPYKIHGAKCESAPEDVIKHIKEVYEHHEYKRYFLASYHDK, encoded by the exons ATGGAGCAGCAACAAACAGCTACAAATGCTCCCATACAGGTATCCGAACCTGTAACGGTATCCGAACCTGTAACGGTACCCGAACCTGTACCCGCACCCGCACCCAAACCTGTACCCGTACTCAAACCCAAATCGATACCCAAACCCAAAAAAGTACGCAAATCCAAACTTGTACCCAAACCCGTATCGGTACCCGTACCTAAACCCGTACTCGCAACTGTACCCAAACCCAAACTCGAACCACATATAAAACTCATAACCGGTTCCGAAGGCGAAACATGGGAGGATCCTAATTTGAATTCGATCAAGGAGAATTTACGGAACAAAACCGGTCTCATTCGAGACGGAGTTGATAAATTAGACAAATTCTTTATGCACCGCACTCACATTCGTACTTCTTCACCGCAAGGGATGTATCCCATATCGGTTCGATATCTAATCCCATATTCGGAATTGTTAAACTTATTTCTAAGGCGGTGGCTTGATATTAGCGTAATACATTCGTTTTCCAT GTATTTTTTTCTGTCTCCCAATTCCCGGTGTGCATTTTTTGATCCGTACAAAATTCATGGTGCAAAATGCGAAAGTGCTCCGGAAGATGTGATAAAACACATCAAAGAGGTATACGAGCATCATGAATACAAAAGATATTTTCTTGCATCTTATCATGACAAGtaa
- the LOC110885360 gene encoding uncharacterized protein LOC110885360 isoform X1 yields MLQSNGVTYSVDDSHGNYQWKEGCHIFCWLTHLCVATPSEWRKTLSNPDKDVILLDVRNAQDKLTPFGKMQAYVNLEDSMALLGYEEPEQLVWSIGKQSVDL; encoded by the exons ATGCTT CAAAGCAATGGAGTTACTTATTCAGTGGACGATTCTCATGGTAATTACCA ATGGAAGGAGGGGTGTCACATCTTCTGTTGGTTGACTCATCTATGCGTGGCAACACCATCTGAATGGAGGAAAACGCTGTCAAATCCTGATAAAGATGTCATTCTGTTGGATGTGAGAAATG CTCAAGACAAGTTGACTCCTTTTGGTAAAATGCAAGCTTATGTTAACCTTGAA GATTCTATGGCCTTACTAGGTTATGAGGAACCAGAACAATTAGTTTGGAGTATTGGCAAACAGAGTGTAGATCTATAA
- the LOC110885360 gene encoding uncharacterized protein LOC110885360 isoform X2: protein MVLELFLKAANLILWKEGCHIFCWLTHLCVATPSEWRKTLSNPDKDVILLDVRNAQDKLTPFGKMQAYVNLEDSMALLGYEEPEQLVWSIGKQSVDL, encoded by the exons ATGGTGTTAGAATTGTTTCTCAAAGCCGCCAATCTGATACT ATGGAAGGAGGGGTGTCACATCTTCTGTTGGTTGACTCATCTATGCGTGGCAACACCATCTGAATGGAGGAAAACGCTGTCAAATCCTGATAAAGATGTCATTCTGTTGGATGTGAGAAATG CTCAAGACAAGTTGACTCCTTTTGGTAAAATGCAAGCTTATGTTAACCTTGAA GATTCTATGGCCTTACTAGGTTATGAGGAACCAGAACAATTAGTTTGGAGTATTGGCAAACAGAGTGTAGATCTATAA